In Pyrodictium occultum, the genomic window CGCCAAGGGGCGAGAATCCCTTAGGAGGCTACGTCGCTGAAGGTTAGCACGCTAACCCCTGGAGGCCTGCGCTCTATCGAGCCTAGACGGTTGGCTATGAGCAGCTTCACCTGCTTCTCTGACGCGAGATCAAGCATGCGCTGGGTTACAATGCCGTCATAGACTATCGCGTAGACCTTGCCCGGCTCTATCTTCTCCAGCACATTGTATATGTCTCTCACCGGCACCTTCTCCAGGGGCCTCCACTCCCTGTCATATAGGATTGCCTCAAGGGTGCCGCTAAGCTTCTTTATCTCCTCCACCACGTTAGCGGGCAGCTCTACACGCTCGACCTCCACCTGGACTACCGGCTCCGCCTTGGGGGCTGCGGCGGGTGCCGAGGGCTGCTGAGGCTGAGGAGGTGCAGGCTTCTCGGCAACCGCCTCGGGCTGCTTGGCCTCCCTCTCCTCGGGCTTAGCCTCAACCGGCTTCTCGGGTTTACCCTTAAGCTTACGCTCCAGGATGGCCAGGTACTCGCGCGCCGGCACAAGGTTGCGGAGAGCACGGACTATCTCCTTGCCCGTTAGTTCCTCCACCTCCTTGCCGGGCGGGGCCCTGGCAACATAGTCTATGTCTGCCGTGCGGAGGAGCTCCCAGAGTATCAAGTCGCCTCCATGGTCGCCGTCCACGAAGGCTATGGCTTTCTTCGTCTTGGCGAGCTTTATTATGGTGTCTGGTATCTTACCCCTGGCGCCCTCGAGAGCTATCACGTTCCGGTAGCCGTAGCGGAGCAGGTTGATTACATCGGCTCTACCCTCTACTATGATTATCTCGTCGCTCTTGTCCACATCGGGACCCGCCGGGAGCTTCTCGGGCCCATAGGATATGACTTCGCCGCGCTTAACCGACTCGCTTATCTCCCTGAGGACCTCTCGGAGGTCCGGCGTCTTCTCGAGGGACCATATGCGGAGTATCTCCTTAGCCCTCTCCACGATCTTCTTTATCTTCTCCGCCCTAACGTCAATGATGTCGTAGACATGTACCCTGGCCTTGTAGGGGCCTACCTTCTCTACAAGCTCGAGCATCGCTGCTACGAGCGCTGTCTCTACCCTGTCGAGATTGGAGGGTACCGTTATCTCGCCGTAGGTCTTAGTGCCCTGGTGCCGCACCTCCAACTGAACGCGGCCTATACGGCCCCTCTCTTGCAGCTCGCGGAGATCGAACTCCTCTCCGAAAAGATTCTCTGTCTGTCCGAATATAGCGCCTATTATGTCGTGCCTGTTTACTAGGCCCTCTACTTCCACCTTCGCCTTTATAAGGTACTTCAACTCCAACACCCTGGCGCTGCTTCGTGTATCCTGCGCTCCTCCCTCCGCCACCTCGGGGTGGAGCACCCATTCATTTGGGGCGAGAGCCTTACACGGGCCTCACATGGAGGCCTTCTGGCCGCAATGGCTGTGAGGCATTAACCACCAGTCTCCGTTAAACATTATCGTGTGATGGCAGCCTTTTTTAGTTCTTCCAGTATCCTCCGGGCCTCCGGGTTCTGTTCAAAGTATCTCCTCACGGGCTCGAGCATCTCCGCTAGCGCCTTAGCAGTAGCCTTCTTGAGGTCCAGCGGGTGCAGCTTACCCTCCCGGTAAATCTTCTCGAGATCCTCATAGCTCTCAACAACTATTGTGCCACCGTACTTCTCGGGCCTCTCTATTACAAGCTTGAAGCCCGGCCTTGAGAAGAGGAGGTATCTGTTTATCTCCAGCACCGGGTTGTAGCGGACCTCCCGGGCAGGGCAATAGGCGCGGCGCAGCTTCTTCTCGATCTCCTCTGGCGGGTCGTAGACGAATATGGCGGTGTCGGGCTTTGACTTGCTCATCTTGAAGTTTACCGCGTGCTCCTCCTCGCTCACCTCGCTGGGATTCATCCTCCCTATGCCCTGTAGCCCTGTGAGCAGCGGCGTGTGGATAGCTATAGGCTTCTTCCTGCCGAGCTTCTCCGCTGTATCTCTGGCGAGCATGTGGGCCTTGCGCTGGTCGGTGCCCCCGAGGGCTATATCGACGTCCAGGTAGAATATGTCCGTCACCTGCATAGCCGGGTAGATAAGCTTGGAGAAGTCCAGCTCAGCCTCCTCGGCCCTACGCCCCATTATGGTGAGCGCCCTCTTAATCCTCGCCAGGGTGTTGTGCTTAGCCACGCGGAGGAGTATCGCCCAGTAGTCCTTGTCCGACACGAGATCCTCGGCGTCAACAACCTTTACACGGGAGCGGGGCACCCCTATAGCCTCCAGCACATCTATAACATGGCGGGCGGCCTTGCGTATCAGATCCATGTCGCCGCCAAGCTTGTCGTTTATCCACGCATGCCAGGTGGCAGCGAGCAGATAGAACTCAACCCCTGCATCAATCATATCCCTTACCTTGTTGGCCCAGACGAGCCAGCCTATGTGGAAGAGGCCGCTGGGCTCAAAACCTATGTAGCCCTTCAGCTTCTCCCCGGCCTCAAGCCTGGCCTTCAGCTCCTCGAGCGTGACGACCTCCACGGTGTTCCGCGTTATGAGCCTCAGCCTCTCCTCCGGCGTCACGGCTTGCCTCCCCTCTCTACCTTCTCAGACCCCGGGGGCCTGCCCCGGACGACTGTTCAATAAACCCTGGGCAGGGTGTCCCTCAGGCCCTGGAGGGGCCGGGGTGCCGCGCCGCCCCGTCACCCCCGTCTAGAAGAGCCCGAGCGAGGCCCCCACGCGGGGGCTATGAGCCCGGGTGTTAGGGGCGGGGGACAGCGGCGCCCGGCCCGCCTGGCTCGGCTAGCCCCGTGTAGTCTAGCTCCGCGACAGCTACGGGGTATACTATGCCGAGCTTCTCCAGCACCTCCGGCCTAACCTCCCCCATGACCCCGTATACACCGTCACGGCTACGCAGCTCCGCCGCCCGGCCCTCTATGAGTAGGGGGTGGCTCGTAGGCCTCACCTCAGCTATCTCATCGCCCAGGAGCCTTAGGAGGCTGTAGACGACCGCCTGGATATCCTCGTAGCCGGCCTTCTCAGCCATGTAGAGCAGGGCTAGCCGACGCCGGTGCTCCACCCTCCTCTCCGGGTCCCCGCCGCCAGCCAGGAGCACCTCGCCGGCCTCGAACACGCGGAGGGGCACAGCGTGCTGGTTGGCGGCCGCGGCGCGTAGCAGCTGGGGGAGGAGGGAGGCCCGGTAGCAGCCGCTCCCCTCTCCTACAGGGTTCTCGATGACCACCAGCCTCGACTGGTCCACGGCCGCTAGCTCTACCTGGTCCCTGCAGCTCGTGAGGCTGTAGGAGTACATCTCCACAAAGCCGTGGCCCACCAGTATGAGCCGTGCCTCCCTCTCCCAGGCCCTTACGGGGAGCAGCTGGCCCCGGAGCATGAGCCTCGGCTTCACGGGGGCGAGCCGGTCGAGGCCTATGGCGAGCGCTATCTCCTCCACCAGGTCCACGGGGTGGAGTATGTCCACCCTGTAGCGGGGCACACTAGCCATGACGCGGCTCTCGTCGAGCACCGTGGCGCCGAACCTCATCCTTCTAAGCGCCTCGGCGGCCTCCTCCGCACCCATCTCCACGCCTATAATCCTCGAGGCGTAGCGGACCTCGAGCTCCATACGGGAGGGCTCTAGCCGTGGCTCGCTGAGCCTGCCCCAGGGGGCGTGTACCTCCACTAGGCCTATTCTCCGGCTCCTACTCCTCTCGGCGAGGTTCGCAGCCAATATGGATAACACGTCCAGCACCGGCTTCAGCTCAGTGCCAGTAACATCTATGAACAGGTGCCTTGTTCCAGGCTCCACTTTCGTCAAGTCAGCGTTTATCACCGGGGGTGCGCTTATCACCTCGCCGCCGGAGTAGAGGACCGGGTGCCTACCGTCCACCAGCGATATTGAGCCGTACTCTCTCCCCTGGCTGGTCTCTGAGAGGACCTCCTTGAGCGTCATCACCTTGTCGCGGTGAAGTGGCCGAAACCTCACCTCGCCGACGCCTGCCAGCTCGTAGCGAAGGCTCCTGGACGGCAGCTTATCCAGGTCATGTATGCCGATGGCAACCCTTCTGCGGCGGCCACCGTGGCTTACATGCAGCTTCTCCTGGAACTGTATAAGCTCCTCCAGGAAGTCCTCGTCCACGTTGACGTCCCATATGACGGCCCCGGCTATGTAGGGCCTGGAGGAGACCTCCCCGGCTTCTATGCGGTAGCCGCTCTCCACCACCGTGTACCGTGGGAGCCCGGTCTCTACACCGAGGAGCCCCTTGGCCTGCCTAGCTATGCCTTCTAGGCTGTACATGTCAGGCCTATCTACCTCTATCTCTGCCTCAACGTAGCCCTGCTCGTCGACCTCAACCCCTATCTTGAGCTTCTCCATAACCTCTAGTGCCTTCTCGAGGCTTACGCCGAAAACCTCCTCCACCCTGCCAGGTTTAAACCGGAGCACCGGCATAGAGACGCCACCTTGAGGGTATTGTTGAGAGGAAGCGCGCGTCGCTGCTATAGAGCTGTCTTATGTCGCTGAGCCCGTAGAGGGCCATGGCCAGCCTCTCTATCCCCATACCCCAGGCAGCTACCGGGTAGTCAATACCCAGGGCAGCGAGCATCTCGGGGCGGAAGAGGCCGGCTCCAAGTACCTCCAGCCATTGGCTGCCGACGCGCACGTAGCCCTCCAGAGAGGGCTCGGTGAAGGGGAAGTAGGCTGGCCGGAACCTGTACTCCCTGAGCCCTAGCCTCTCCAGCAGCTCCCCCAGCATGCCCATTAGCCAGCGGAGGCTTACCCCATCCTCGCTAGCTATCCCGTCCACCTGGTGGAACTCGGGCAGGTGGTGCGGGTCCACCGTCTCCACCCGGTAGACCCTGCCTATCGAGAAGAAGCGGAAGGGGGGCCGGGGCCTCTGGGCGAGCACGCGGGCCGAGACGGCCGTGGTGTGGCTCCGGAGTATCAGCCTCGCCGCGCGGGATGGGTCCCAGCGGTAGCCCCAGCCACGGCTCCCCGCGAGGCCCTCCTCGTGGGCCCTCCTAACCATCTCAGCGAGCTCTCGGGGCGGCTCTCCCTCCCTGGGCTGGCGCAGGTAGAACGTGTCCGTCGGGGAGCGGGCCGGGTGGTACTGTGGCTGGAAGAGCACGTCATAGTTCCAGAACTCCAGCTCCACCGGCGGCTCCTCGACCTCCACGAAGCCGAGCTCCTTCATGACATCGCGTATATGCTCTATGAGCTGGCGGAAGAAGTGGAGGCGGCCCGGGTAGAGGCGCGGCGGCTCGGCGGCGACGTTGTAGCGGCGCAGCCTAACCCTACGCCACTCGCCCGTCTCGAGCATCCGGCGTGTTAGCGCACCCACCTCCACCTCTACCCTGCCGAGCAGCTTCTCCGGCGGCTCCTCCAGGGTGATAAACGTCGCCTTCTCCTTCACCGGCTCGACCAGCCTGCGGCGGCGGAGCATCCTGAGGTCATCGCCGGAGACGCGCTCACCCCGGCTAAGCCTCTCCAGGAGACGACGCTCCTCAGCAACCAGAGGCGGCTCGGCGGCGAGGACTATCTCACCAGACTCGACGCGTACCCAACCCTTCCGGGAGGCGTTAGCCATAGCTATGCCGAACTCACCGCCCAGCAGCCTCCTGGCCTCCTCTACAGGCATTCTCCCCCCGTGCTCTGCTAGGAGGCGGGCCAGCCTCTCCTCCGGGAAGCCCTCGCGGAGGTACCTCTCAGCCTCCTCGGTTAGCCTATAGCGCTCAGAGACACGCTCCTCCAGCTGCAGGAGCCCCTTCTCCGCCAGGAGCCTTGCCAGAGCCTCCACCTGGCTGCGGTCGAGGCCGGTAAGCCTCGCCAGAGCCTCCGTGGTGTAGGGCTTCCCCGGCTCAACCCTGCCTACAAGCCGCTCTAGAAGCCGGTACTCAGACTCTGAAACGGGTATCCTCGCTCCCAACACAAGGGGCCCGGGACGCCAAGCCCAGGGCCAACTAGGGGTTAAAAACTGGAAGCAGGGCCTGGCCCTAGGCCCTCCAAGCGCTCTAGAACCGGTAGTACTCGCCGGGCTTCAGCACCACCACCTTGGTTTCCAGCCCCCTCTCCGCGACATACTTTGCGAACTCCTGTGGATCCGCCTCTATAACAGGAAACGTGTTATAGTGCATAGGTATGGCTACACGCGGCCTAAGCAGCTCGACAGCCTTAGCGGCCTGATACACATCCATGGTGAAGTGCCCGCCGATTGGCAGCAGAGCTATATCCGGCCGGTAGAGCTCGCCTATGAACTGCATCTCGGCAAACAGCCCTGTATCACCAGCGTGGAACACCGTGGCCTCCCTGCCCGACACTACAACGCTCGTAGGTGTCCCACGCCCGCAGCTGTGCGTCGCGGGGAAGAACATAACCTTTAGGCTGATGCCGGGCAGCTTCAGGGGCCCGCCTATATTAGCGCCAATTATCCTTCCACTCCTATCGCCCAGCTGCTCGGCCACGTAGTTAGCGAGCTCGTAGACCGCGGCGAACTTTGCATCGGGGTTTAGCTTAAGCAGCTCCAGCGCGTCACCCAGATGGTCTGCATGGTCGTGGGTAACTATTATCAAGTCAATCTTACCCTTGTACTCCTTGACGCCCACTGGCGACATAGGATTGGTCAGCCAGGGATCGATAAGTAGGCGGTAACCATCTATCTCGAGCTCGAAAGCCGAGTGACCAAGCCAGCGCACATACCCCATAACAGCCACCCCATCAATAGGCGGAGTGCATGCACCACCAGGAAAGCCAGGAAACCGGATCCCTAGGTATAAGCGCTTCCCAGGAGCCCTTCAACCCTTGAGGAGCCGCTAGGGGCTGCGCGGCCACAGGATGAGCGAGAATGAGGGGGATCAACCACACGAGGCGGCCCGATCCCGGCTTGGGGGCGCTGCGGGGCCTCGCGGACCCCACAGCATCCCCCAACGCGGCCGGCTTAACTTCCGGGTTCGACATGAGTCCGGGTGTTGCCCGGCCGCTATGGCCGGGTCGGGCCATGCAACAGTGGGGCTCCTCCTGAGCTATTTAAGTCTTACGCAGCCCAGCTATCCCCACAGGATCTTATTCGAGATAGGCTCGGCCTTCTCCTCATAAATCGCCTCTATGACCATCTTACCACCGCATACAGGGCACTCCTCGTCCACAATCTTACCAACGTAGTCTCCTTCACGGAACCCTCTCTTCACAACACCGTCGCAGGATAGGCAGCGGAGAACGGTAACTATGCGCCTGCCGGCCTCACGGCGCCTCCTCACAGTAGCTATGGACATGTAGGCTACGACAGCCGCCGCGGTGAGCAGCAGCGCTACATAGCCTAGGGCTAGAGGCTCATTCACCCAGGCGGCCAATGGAGGTCCACCCCCGGGGGTAAGAGCTACTGGGCCACACCCAGTGTGTTGCCAACACCTACAACTATCACTGTGTCGCCGGGCCGCGTAGCCTCGAGTATCAGCTGCTTTACCCGCTCTACAGCCTTCTCGACACCATCCACAACCTCCTTCTTTATAGCCGTTATAGCCTCCTCGAGACCCATCTTTATAGCTATGGCGTAGAGCGGGGCCCCATGGGCTACAGCTATACGCTCTATACGTATCTTCTCGGGCCCCGGATCGCCCATCGCAACCCCAGTGCCCTCAGCTATGGAGCCCGTCTCCTCCCCCTCGAGCTTTAGAGCGGCATCCACAGTTATTATGGCGGCAACGTTGCCCTGAAGCTCCTCGCTCACAATCTTCTCTACAGCCTCCCCTGGCCTCCCCACGGTGCTCCCCGGGCCGCGGGCCTTCACGATCACTACCCTCCGGTCCTCATACCTATGCACGCTGTAAACAGTGTCCTTGGTCACCTCGCGCGGCTCCGATTCCACCTCAAGCATTCTCATCAGCTTATAGGCCGCAAGCGGGCCGGCTGCATCGCCTATAGGCACACCCTTACTCACAACACCTACTGCATCATAGTAAGCCTTAGCTATCCTCATGTAGAGGGGGAGCAGCATCCACAGCTGCGCTACGAGCATCGCATTTCTAGTCTTCACGCCCAGGAGTAGTATATGGCGTAGGTACTTGTAGAGCATGTTTAGCGCATTAGCTATCACTAGCAGGGTTGCAACATTCTTCTTCTCGGCATCGTCAACCTCTCGTGGCAGGCTGCGGGAGATGACCTCCTCTATCCGCTCCTCCTCCGTGCGCAGTATTCTCTCAAGCCTCTTGGTTATATCCGTGGGCTCTATGGATACAGGCTCTATAACAAAGTAGTCCATAACAGTGTTCAGCACCGCATCGGGATCCTTGGACCCCAGCTTCTCAAGCTTCTTACGCGCCTCTTCACGAGCCTTGTCCCGGTAGCCGGCGAGTATCCTTAGCCTCGACTCTATCTGGCTCCTCCATATCCTCAGCTGCAGGCCCTGAGCGGCCCCGAAGAACGCCATTATCGAGAGCACCGTTGAGATAAGTATGCTTATTGCTATTATCCAGGTGGCTATGTCCGATGAAGAGCCGGTCAAGGCTGCTGCGGCAGCCCCGGGCATGCCAATACTCCCTCATATATACCTACACGCGGGAGACGCTGTTTCCCTCACACAGCTCCTAGCCCCTATATAGTGTAAAGCGGGGTCAACTGGTCGTAACTATTACCTCCCCGTCATCGGTTATCACTATGGTGTGCTCGAACTGTGCCACAATACCCTTAGCCTTCTCTATCAGTATGGGGTATCTAACGAGAAAGCCCATACGAGACAGCTTCCTGAGACTCCTACGCAGCTTCTCGATGTCGGGTTCGACGTCGGCTAGCCATCTCTCGCTAAACGGCAGGGTTTTGAATCTATCGCGTATAGCTGCAAGTACCTTCTTACTTACATTATCGAGTCTACGCCGGAGCCCAGTACACACGAGGGCGTAGATAGCCACTATGTCTCCCTCGTACACGAGGCCGGAGCCGTTGGTGCCGAAAGGCTCTATGGCGTACGCCTTTCCGGCAGAGAAGCGGCCGCGCGTCATAGGGTCATAGGCGTTGGGTATGCTCTCGCCCGCGTGTATAGTGTAGCGCGCAAGACTATGGCCCCCCAGGTTAACTATGGGTTTGAACCCCCTACTCCTGATAGTATTCTCTATGACCCGGCCTATCTCCGCGAAGCGTACCCCGGGCTTTACTGCATCGAGGGCCTTTGAGAGAGCCTCCTGCACCGCCTCCAGGAGGGGGTTCCACCTGTCGTCAAGCGCAACGGTCACTGCAGTATCAGCTATGTAGCCGTCCACGTGGACTCCCACATCCAGCTTGACGACAGCGTTCTCCGGTATGGTTGACTCGTCCCCCACCAGCGGAGAATAGTGGGCGGCTACCTCGTTCACAGATATGTTGCAGGGGAACGCTGGGGCTGCGCCGAGCTCGCGGGTCCTCCTCTCAACATGCTCGCAGACGTCTATCAGTCTGCGGCCAGCCTCTATCAGCTTAGCGCCCTCGTCCCTAACAATCTTGGCTATACGCCCGGCTTCAATATACTTCTTCAAGGCCTCCTCCATCACTTCCAATGCACCCGGACCGGCATCCTACGCTCTATGCCCTAATTTAGCAAATGTCCCGCATAGCGGCACACGGCCGACGCAGAAGGGGCTGCGGCTCAGAGATGCGGGGTACTACACTCACCGCCCCCAGGGGCCCCTGCCCCGGGAGGGCTCGTTCCGTGGTCCATTCTTCACAGCCAGGCTGGGAGAGGGCCCCAGCGGAGCCCCCGGCAGCCCTCTCCGGCGCCCGGTATCCCAGCCCGAACTTAACCCTGTCAGGCATTCCTCTGGATAATGATGCTACCAGGCCGGGCCTTCCCCCTAAGCCTGACAGGCTAAACTGCACAGGATTGAGGGGAGGCCTCCTACGTGCTACCACGGCCAGAGCCGGGGCTTGAGGGCCTCCCAGGCTTCCTGTACAGCCTAGCACGCCGGCACCGCTTCAGTAGGCGCTCCATACAGATGCTGCTATACATGGGCTCTCCGGGGAAGACAGCCTGAGGAGAGAGCGCTGAGGAGATCAGGATGAAGGCGAGGGAGAGGAGGGCCAGGGCGCTGGCCGAGGCCAACGAGGTGCTACTACCACTCCTAGGGGGAGCCCGTGCTCTGGTGAGAGTGCTAGAGGCTGCAGGTAGAAGCCCGGCCAGGCCGGTATCGCTGCACAGCTCCGGTGATAAGAGGCTTCACGCACTTATCCTTGAGCTGCCCGGCTCGAGCCCCCTCGTGGTGGCGGTGTACTCGTCGACACAGGAGTCCAGGCCCACCTCGCCCCAGCAGCTCGCCAAGAGAATGAAGAGGCTTGCCGGCTTCGTGGCGAGGCTGCGGGGAAGGTACTTCAACGCAGCGGACGTGGCCTACATCTACATATCCCCAAGGGGGCTCACTAGAGGGGCTAGGAGGCTAGCCATAGGCCTCAAGACATTTTTCGCCCAGAGCGGCAGGGAGGCTAGGCAGAAGCTAGCAAAGTTCCTCGCAACCCGCTACTACAAGCTCCTAGCGAGTCTCCGCGGGAAACGAGTCTGGGGTCCCGTCCCGCTTCTCCTATACGCCCTCTCCATCCTAGCTCAGCGGCTCGGGGCTCACGTCGAGCCAGTCTCGGCCGCTCGAGCTATCGAGCTGAGCACACGGGGAGGCTTCATAAATGCTATAGCTCCCTCGCAACCCTTAGGCTGACCCAGCCCCAGGCTTTCAGCCCCGCTTCTCCCAGACCGGCACTCCTCATAGTCCTGTAACCTGCATGATCCCCGGTTTATTTGAAGGGGCTAGCAGAGAGTAGAATTAGACCCCAGCACGCGTCATAGCAGTATAGTTATTCTCATACACTATAACCCACACAACAATATGCAATGTGTATCCTTAAGCATAGCTAGATGCGAAGTATCTAGCTAGGGTCAACGTGTTCTATAGCAGCCAGCCCATACCGGGTTGCGAGGTTCATGCTGCCTCGGGTGCCCCCCTACCCCAACCCGGAGAGGGCTACATCGCCTGACGCCACGTGCCACACCACTTATATCAACTAACCACGAGGTTACACAACGTAAATTAGGCAGCGTATTACATAACATATAAAACAGATGGACAACCTATTGAAATACACTGCTCATGCATATTACCACATCGCTTCAGGACAGCTCCGGGAAGGCTGTACGTGCAGCCCAACTTCGCCTGATCCCAGCAACACGGCATGAGAACCTCCATGGCTAGTAGTAATTACAAGATTCTTCTTGCAGCTAGAGCTTTGAGAGCGACCCATGTTAGGCACGATAATACTTGACCTTTTTCTATAATAACATTTAAAACAATTTATTTTATAAATGTACATTATTGGGTGGCTATGCGGCAGCCGTGCCCACGGGCTACATGGTCTCCGCGATGCTACATGCCTCTTTTCCGGATTTTACCACGTCTCGTATTAGAGGTTCTAGCACAGCCATCTCACCATATTCATGTATGAGCTTCTCTATGCTCTTGGCGGATGAGCATGCTATCTCCGCGACATCGGTGAAGCCCTGGCTCATATATCTCAGGCTCTGCAGGAGCGTTGATAGGGTTTCAGCTAGCTTGGCTACGTGTGCCTCTAAGCTCTTCTGCTCCACATACTCCATCATCAGCTTGTATACTACACTATCGTTGCCGAGCAGCTCGCTGGCTACTTTCAGCTCAAGCTTCTCCTTCCTCTCCTTTCCTATGGCGTCGACGGTCAGCTTCACTATATCGCCCACAACGGACTCTGAGAGGTCATGTACGGCCGATATAGCTGCCGCGTAGAAGGGATCCACCTTCACCCCGTGCTGGCTCATGTAGTCGGCTAGGACTAGCGCTAGCACTGTCGCCTCGGACATGTGTTCTGCAATGCTCTCGGCTATGGCAGCGTGCACGCCCCTGAGCATCCAGCCGGTACGTGGTGTTGCCTTAAGGGCTGCCAGCATGCGGTCGAGCCTGCGGAGCCCCTCGCGGCTCAGGGACATCGCATGGATCCCTCCCTTGGATCCCGGGGGTTCGATGCAGAAAGAATGCTATAATCCAGCTCCCGGTGGGATGCACGAGAAGCCTTCCTGACCCAGGGGCTCTAGGCCCCTCTCCTCGGCCTGCTGGGGGCGGCGCTAAAAGCCCAAGGGTATATTGAAGGCCGGGAGACCCGGGGTCACTGCACCGCCCGCCGGCGGCCTCTTCCCCCGGGCGTCGCGGCTCCAGGCTCCCCAGGCTCTCCTAAGGGGTTAAAGTAGCATCTTGAAAGGAGGGTCA contains:
- the dnaG gene encoding DNA primase DnaG, which encodes MKYLIKAKVEVEGLVNRHDIIGAIFGQTENLFGEEFDLRELQERGRIGRVQLEVRHQGTKTYGEITVPSNLDRVETALVAAMLELVEKVGPYKARVHVYDIIDVRAEKIKKIVERAKEILRIWSLEKTPDLREVLREISESVKRGEVISYGPEKLPAGPDVDKSDEIIIVEGRADVINLLRYGYRNVIALEGARGKIPDTIIKLAKTKKAIAFVDGDHGGDLILWELLRTADIDYVARAPPGKEVEELTGKEIVRALRNLVPAREYLAILERKLKGKPEKPVEAKPEEREAKQPEAVAEKPAPPQPQQPSAPAAAPKAEPVVQVEVERVELPANVVEEIKKLSGTLEAILYDREWRPLEKVPVRDIYNVLEKIEPGKVYAIVYDGIVTQRMLDLASEKQVKLLIANRLGSIERRPPGVSVLTFSDVAS
- a CDS encoding tyrosine--tRNA ligase, with amino-acid sequence MTPEERLRLITRNTVEVVTLEELKARLEAGEKLKGYIGFEPSGLFHIGWLVWANKVRDMIDAGVEFYLLAATWHAWINDKLGGDMDLIRKAARHVIDVLEAIGVPRSRVKVVDAEDLVSDKDYWAILLRVAKHNTLARIKRALTIMGRRAEEAELDFSKLIYPAMQVTDIFYLDVDIALGGTDQRKAHMLARDTAEKLGRKKPIAIHTPLLTGLQGIGRMNPSEVSEEEHAVNFKMSKSKPDTAIFVYDPPEEIEKKLRRAYCPAREVRYNPVLEINRYLLFSRPGFKLVIERPEKYGGTIVVESYEDLEKIYREGKLHPLDLKKATAKALAEMLEPVRRYFEQNPEARRILEELKKAAITR
- the pheT gene encoding phenylalanine--tRNA ligase subunit beta; its protein translation is MPVLRFKPGRVEEVFGVSLEKALEVMEKLKIGVEVDEQGYVEAEIEVDRPDMYSLEGIARQAKGLLGVETGLPRYTVVESGYRIEAGEVSSRPYIAGAVIWDVNVDEDFLEELIQFQEKLHVSHGGRRRRVAIGIHDLDKLPSRSLRYELAGVGEVRFRPLHRDKVMTLKEVLSETSQGREYGSISLVDGRHPVLYSGGEVISAPPVINADLTKVEPGTRHLFIDVTGTELKPVLDVLSILAANLAERSRSRRIGLVEVHAPWGRLSEPRLEPSRMELEVRYASRIIGVEMGAEEAAEALRRMRFGATVLDESRVMASVPRYRVDILHPVDLVEEIALAIGLDRLAPVKPRLMLRGQLLPVRAWEREARLILVGHGFVEMYSYSLTSCRDQVELAAVDQSRLVVIENPVGEGSGCYRASLLPQLLRAAAANQHAVPLRVFEAGEVLLAGGGDPERRVEHRRRLALLYMAEKAGYEDIQAVVYSLLRLLGDEIAEVRPTSHPLLIEGRAAELRSRDGVYGVMGEVRPEVLEKLGIVYPVAVAELDYTGLAEPGGPGAAVPRP
- a CDS encoding phenylalanine--tRNA ligase subunit alpha codes for the protein MGARIPVSESEYRLLERLVGRVEPGKPYTTEALARLTGLDRSQVEALARLLAEKGLLQLEERVSERYRLTEEAERYLREGFPEERLARLLAEHGGRMPVEEARRLLGGEFGIAMANASRKGWVRVESGEIVLAAEPPLVAEERRLLERLSRGERVSGDDLRMLRRRRLVEPVKEKATFITLEEPPEKLLGRVEVEVGALTRRMLETGEWRRVRLRRYNVAAEPPRLYPGRLHFFRQLIEHIRDVMKELGFVEVEEPPVELEFWNYDVLFQPQYHPARSPTDTFYLRQPREGEPPRELAEMVRRAHEEGLAGSRGWGYRWDPSRAARLILRSHTTAVSARVLAQRPRPPFRFFSIGRVYRVETVDPHHLPEFHQVDGIASEDGVSLRWLMGMLGELLERLGLREYRFRPAYFPFTEPSLEGYVRVGSQWLEVLGAGLFRPEMLAALGIDYPVAAWGMGIERLAMALYGLSDIRQLYSSDARFLSTIPSRWRLYAGAPV
- a CDS encoding metal-dependent hydrolase — translated: MGYVRWLGHSAFELEIDGYRLLIDPWLTNPMSPVGVKEYKGKIDLIIVTHDHADHLGDALELLKLNPDAKFAAVYELANYVAEQLGDRSGRIIGANIGGPLKLPGISLKVMFFPATHSCGRGTPTSVVVSGREATVFHAGDTGLFAEMQFIGELYRPDIALLPIGGHFTMDVYQAAKAVELLRPRVAIPMHYNTFPVIEADPQEFAKYVAERGLETKVVVLKPGEYYRF
- a CDS encoding DUF1512 domain-containing protein — translated: MPGAAAAALTGSSSDIATWIIAISILISTVLSIMAFFGAAQGLQLRIWRSQIESRLRILAGYRDKAREEARKKLEKLGSKDPDAVLNTVMDYFVIEPVSIEPTDITKRLERILRTEEERIEEVISRSLPREVDDAEKKNVATLLVIANALNMLYKYLRHILLLGVKTRNAMLVAQLWMLLPLYMRIAKAYYDAVGVVSKGVPIGDAAGPLAAYKLMRMLEVESEPREVTKDTVYSVHRYEDRRVVIVKARGPGSTVGRPGEAVEKIVSEELQGNVAAIITVDAALKLEGEETGSIAEGTGVAMGDPGPEKIRIERIAVAHGAPLYAIAIKMGLEEAITAIKKEVVDGVEKAVERVKQLILEATRPGDTVIVVGVGNTLGVAQ
- the map gene encoding type II methionyl aminopeptidase yields the protein MEEALKKYIEAGRIAKIVRDEGAKLIEAGRRLIDVCEHVERRTRELGAAPAFPCNISVNEVAAHYSPLVGDESTIPENAVVKLDVGVHVDGYIADTAVTVALDDRWNPLLEAVQEALSKALDAVKPGVRFAEIGRVIENTIRSRGFKPIVNLGGHSLARYTIHAGESIPNAYDPMTRGRFSAGKAYAIEPFGTNGSGLVYEGDIVAIYALVCTGLRRRLDNVSKKVLAAIRDRFKTLPFSERWLADVEPDIEKLRRSLRKLSRMGFLVRYPILIEKAKGIVAQFEHTIVITDDGEVIVTTS
- a CDS encoding HD domain-containing protein, with the protein product MSLSREGLRRLDRMLAALKATPRTGWMLRGVHAAIAESIAEHMSEATVLALVLADYMSQHGVKVDPFYAAAISAVHDLSESVVGDIVKLTVDAIGKERKEKLELKVASELLGNDSVVYKLMMEYVEQKSLEAHVAKLAETLSTLLQSLRYMSQGFTDVAEIACSSAKSIEKLIHEYGEMAVLEPLIRDVVKSGKEACSIAETM